One Candidatus Hydrogenedentota bacterium DNA segment encodes these proteins:
- a CDS encoding RpiB/LacA/LacB family sugar-phosphate isomerase, which translates to MNIVVAADPFAVELKDAIVEHLRAKGHTVTDVGATKDRELAYYDCAPDAARALQEGRAERGILFCGTGAGMAIAANKFKGVNAVCVESVFAARMARAINDANVLTMGAMIVAPWMAREMVDTWLETKHTEGLEQFSDFLKGALTKMDELNQAHCK; encoded by the coding sequence ATGAACATCGTTGTCGCGGCCGACCCCTTCGCGGTCGAACTCAAAGACGCCATCGTGGAGCATCTCCGGGCGAAGGGCCACACGGTGACCGACGTGGGCGCCACGAAGGACCGGGAACTCGCCTATTACGACTGCGCGCCCGACGCCGCGCGGGCGCTGCAGGAGGGCCGCGCCGAACGCGGCATCCTCTTCTGCGGCACAGGCGCGGGCATGGCCATCGCCGCCAACAAGTTCAAGGGCGTGAACGCGGTCTGCGTCGAGTCCGTGTTTGCCGCGCGCATGGCGCGGGCCATCAACGACGCCAACGTGCTGACCATGGGGGCGATGATTGTCGCGCCGTGGATGGCCAGGGAGATGGTGGACACCTGGCTGGAGACCAAACACACCGAGGGTCTTGAACAGTTTTCCGATTTCCTCAAGGGCGCCCTGACGAAGATGGACGAACTTAACCAGGCCCACTGCAAGTAG
- the yidC gene encoding membrane protein insertase YidC, with translation MQRNHLLAILLMTLLVVGWMYFFMPPPPKKAPAPAATAPAGEAAPGLDAPLQTPAPAAAPVTDPDSPLAWLPPAAEDPGDPATDEITVADEGLELVFTRVGARLKRATVVLGKDGTDSAQLVPQSFAPSDAEAVYPLGLRFAGQFWGEELNRRRWDAAPMEDGRGVRFTLEAPGRARVVKWFRLSETSNTVRTGVEYLNLSDKPQLLGLDTREPAVSLTWGPDVASGDHAKGASQQFVTRVAGDNTYKPTAKLDPAKPVERVIAPEWVAVWSAYFAVAVKPEFEGGQGWIEGRPGAFSAGVGAPRTELGPGETAVWEYQVYIGPTARRALSSAWPSLPTVQRFFTSVTLMDQFAMLLLAVLNWCHDHVWANYGIAIILLTLLVRIAVFPLTYKSMLSMKRMQKLAPELEKLKQECGENQQEFQKRTMELYKERGVNPLGGCLPLILQMPVFFALYRMLWNAFELRRAPFMWIADLSEPDRLFSLPFSIPLPFSTLPLDSLNLLPILSAVAMFASQKLMPPSGPVQNPQQKMMMNLMPILFSVFMYNLASGLNLYILVSTMLGIAQNFVIQGANVNVEPVKKKPKASPRSRHFYTAAQAKKREMAKEVRREKEKQRGHGKKDS, from the coding sequence ATGCAGCGGAACCATCTGCTGGCCATTTTGCTGATGACATTGCTGGTGGTGGGGTGGATGTATTTTTTCATGCCGCCGCCGCCCAAGAAGGCCCCGGCTCCGGCGGCGACCGCGCCCGCCGGAGAGGCCGCCCCCGGACTGGACGCACCGCTCCAAACCCCCGCCCCCGCCGCAGCCCCCGTCACTGATCCGGACTCCCCCCTTGCCTGGCTGCCCCCCGCCGCCGAGGACCCGGGGGACCCGGCGACGGACGAGATTACGGTGGCGGACGAGGGACTGGAACTGGTGTTCACCCGTGTCGGGGCGCGGCTGAAGCGGGCCACGGTTGTGCTGGGCAAGGACGGCACCGACTCGGCCCAATTGGTGCCCCAGTCCTTCGCCCCGTCGGACGCGGAGGCGGTCTATCCCCTCGGCCTGCGCTTTGCCGGGCAGTTCTGGGGGGAGGAGCTGAACCGCCGCCGCTGGGACGCGGCCCCGATGGAAGACGGGCGCGGGGTGCGGTTCACCCTCGAGGCGCCGGGGCGCGCGCGCGTGGTGAAGTGGTTCCGGCTGTCGGAAACGTCGAACACGGTGCGGACCGGGGTGGAGTACCTGAACCTCTCCGACAAGCCGCAACTGCTCGGCCTGGACACGCGGGAACCGGCCGTGTCCCTGACCTGGGGGCCCGATGTGGCGTCCGGCGACCATGCCAAGGGCGCCTCGCAGCAGTTTGTCACCCGGGTGGCGGGCGACAACACGTACAAGCCCACGGCAAAGCTTGACCCGGCCAAACCGGTGGAGCGCGTGATCGCCCCGGAATGGGTTGCCGTGTGGAGCGCGTACTTCGCCGTGGCGGTGAAGCCCGAGTTCGAGGGGGGGCAGGGCTGGATCGAGGGGAGGCCGGGGGCGTTCTCCGCGGGGGTGGGCGCCCCGAGGACGGAACTGGGCCCGGGTGAGACCGCCGTCTGGGAGTACCAGGTCTACATCGGCCCGACCGCGCGGCGCGCGCTGTCGTCGGCCTGGCCGAGCCTGCCCACGGTGCAGCGGTTCTTCACGAGCGTCACGCTCATGGACCAGTTCGCCATGCTCCTGCTGGCGGTGCTCAACTGGTGCCACGACCACGTCTGGGCGAACTACGGCATCGCCATCATCCTGCTCACCCTGCTTGTGCGCATAGCGGTGTTTCCGCTGACGTACAAGAGCATGCTGAGCATGAAGCGGATGCAGAAACTCGCCCCCGAACTGGAGAAGCTGAAACAGGAATGCGGGGAGAACCAGCAGGAGTTCCAGAAGCGCACCATGGAGCTCTACAAGGAGCGCGGCGTGAACCCCCTGGGGGGGTGCCTGCCGCTCATCCTGCAGATGCCGGTGTTCTTTGCGCTCTACCGCATGCTGTGGAACGCCTTCGAGCTGCGCCGGGCCCCCTTCATGTGGATAGCGGACCTCTCGGAGCCCGACCGGCTGTTCTCGCTGCCGTTCTCGATTCCGCTGCCCTTCTCCACCCTGCCTTTGGACAGCCTGAACCTGCTCCCGATCCTCAGCGCGGTGGCCATGTTCGCGAGCCAGAAGCTCATGCCCCCGTCCGGGCCGGTTCAGAACCCCCAGCAGAAGATGATGATGAACCTCATGCCCATCCTCTTCTCCGTGTTCATGTACAACCTCGCGTCCGGGTTGAACCTGTACATCCTGGTGAGCACCATGCTGGGCATCGCGCAAAACTTCGTCATCCAGGGCGCCAATGTCAATGTTGAACCCGTAAAGAAAAAACCGAAAGCGTCCCCGCGCAGCCGCCACTTTTACACGGCGGCCCAGGCCAAAAAGCGCGAAATGGCCAAAGAGGTGCGGCGCGAAAAGGAAAAACAACGCGGACACGGGAAAAAGGACTCCTGA
- the rnpA gene encoding ribonuclease P protein component yields the protein MGFPRSARITRPSDFKRVFEQGRKTVGGNFICYAARGEEGEGSRLGFAVSRKTGNAVARNRTKRRLREYFRLHRAQFLPDTLVVVVARPGCSALSAAECAQELESLFRRGGLLRG from the coding sequence CTGGGATTTCCCCGGTCCGCCCGCATCACCCGCCCGTCCGACTTCAAGCGGGTGTTTGAGCAGGGCCGGAAAACTGTGGGTGGCAACTTTATCTGTTATGCCGCCCGCGGGGAGGAGGGGGAAGGAAGCCGCCTGGGTTTCGCGGTGTCCCGGAAGACGGGCAACGCGGTGGCCCGCAACCGGACCAAACGGCGGCTTCGGGAGTATTTCCGGCTTCACAGGGCCCAGTTCCTCCCGGACACGCTGGTGGTGGTGGTGGCGCGTCCCGGATGCTCGGCGTTGAGCGCCGCGGAGTGCGCGCAAGAACTTGAATCGTTGTTCCGCCGCGGGGGTTTGCTCCGTGGGTAG
- the mnmE gene encoding tRNA uridine-5-carboxymethylaminomethyl(34) synthesis GTPase MnmE has protein sequence MKRVETSGKTREEAIQNALKQLGVEMYEVDKIEILDEGSRGFLGFGARDVRVRLTCEHLEDTQPREKRDQGGRDRDRGRGGRGRGGRGGDRPEKPRGEGTPREQEARPGSRDGGQQPRGGQQQQQPRGGRSEGRGQQQGGGRGQDRQQGGQGQGGQRGQDGRGGRGGERRQQQPQTPRAGARPGDSPVAAPVAAADGGEEAVRRPGSVHDEALEALRRAEMFEQAQMENTAADTGDLAEADEVRDNAPEQPEETFEPITDEQGREAAEILAQMIEKMGLKGAVNFHRTEDGTARLEVVSEDSAMLIGRKGRTLSAMQYLINRMLVKGDTAENTERLVVDVEGYVDRRRETLQDMARSFARKAKDSGRVIRLKPLSPQERRIVHMTLRDDADVRTASHGESLYRSISITPTGAPRPRPQGGDRSGRPSSGRGGGGAGRPRAAGAKRSRTRELLATENMSPGTTDTIAAISTPPGEGGVGIVRLSGPRALEIASSMFVSAHGKAPLESPRQRVFHGRMVDGAGRTLDEALLHLMRAPRSYTAEDVAEINAHGGAAPLRAILEEALRRGARLARPGEFTRRAFLNGRIDLARAEAVMDQIRARTDAALQAANAAASGALSREIYRLRGELADALARVEAAVDFPEEDLPELVDAALFARVEAARGDMERLLATSQTGRLYREGAEVALAGRPNVGKSSLFNALLRDTRAIVSELPGTTRDTIGEEAQFGGVPVRLVDTAGIRETGGEIERVGVDLARRAAQNARLVLFVMDAASGWTPEDLLVAGELLSGPAPVLAVANKCDLCGTGGTGVPPVENMAGTAMPHGTGVPPENMPPSSTGVPPMDLPPFTEILRVSAKTGEGLAALDARITETLLGGDTGDAGTPMISRLHQEDSLRRALAGVVRFLEERHLSPELLAFELREALYALGEITGETTPEELLDRIFANFCVGK, from the coding sequence ATGAAACGAGTGGAGACCAGCGGGAAAACCCGCGAAGAGGCCATCCAAAACGCCCTGAAACAACTGGGCGTGGAAATGTACGAAGTAGACAAAATCGAGATTCTGGACGAGGGCAGCCGGGGCTTTCTGGGTTTCGGTGCCCGTGATGTGCGGGTCAGGCTGACCTGCGAGCATTTGGAGGACACCCAGCCCCGTGAAAAACGGGACCAGGGCGGCAGGGACCGCGACCGGGGCCGGGGCGGACGGGGACGCGGCGGCCGCGGCGGCGACAGGCCCGAGAAGCCGCGCGGGGAAGGCACCCCCAGGGAACAGGAAGCCAGACCGGGCAGCCGTGATGGCGGGCAGCAGCCGCGCGGCGGACAGCAACAGCAGCAGCCGCGCGGTGGCCGGTCCGAGGGACGCGGCCAACAGCAGGGCGGGGGACGTGGCCAGGACCGCCAGCAGGGCGGCCAGGGACAGGGCGGCCAGCGCGGCCAGGACGGACGCGGCGGGCGTGGCGGCGAGCGCCGCCAGCAGCAGCCGCAGACGCCCCGCGCCGGAGCAAGGCCCGGCGACAGCCCCGTTGCGGCGCCCGTGGCGGCCGCCGACGGCGGGGAGGAGGCGGTGAGGCGGCCCGGCAGCGTGCATGACGAGGCGCTGGAGGCGCTGCGCCGCGCCGAGATGTTCGAGCAGGCGCAGATGGAAAACACCGCCGCGGACACGGGGGATTTGGCGGAGGCCGACGAGGTCCGGGACAACGCGCCCGAGCAACCCGAGGAAACCTTCGAGCCCATCACGGACGAGCAGGGCCGCGAGGCCGCCGAAATCCTCGCGCAGATGATAGAAAAGATGGGCCTGAAGGGGGCGGTGAACTTTCACCGCACCGAGGACGGCACGGCCCGGCTCGAGGTGGTCTCCGAGGACAGCGCCATGCTCATCGGCCGCAAGGGCCGCACCCTGTCGGCGATGCAGTACCTCATCAACCGGATGCTGGTGAAGGGGGACACGGCGGAGAACACCGAGCGGCTTGTCGTGGATGTCGAGGGCTATGTGGACCGGCGCCGCGAGACGCTCCAGGACATGGCCCGCAGTTTCGCGCGCAAGGCGAAGGACAGCGGGCGCGTCATCCGCCTCAAGCCCCTCAGCCCCCAGGAGCGGCGCATCGTGCACATGACCCTGCGCGACGACGCGGACGTGCGCACCGCGAGCCACGGCGAGTCCCTCTACCGCAGCATCAGCATCACGCCCACGGGCGCGCCCAGGCCCCGTCCGCAGGGCGGCGACCGCTCCGGCAGGCCCTCCTCCGGCAGGGGGGGCGGGGGCGCAGGCCGGCCCCGCGCCGCAGGCGCGAAGAGGAGCAGGACGCGGGAACTCTTGGCGACTGAGAACATGTCCCCCGGGACAACCGACACGATTGCGGCAATCTCCACCCCGCCCGGCGAGGGCGGCGTGGGGATTGTCCGTTTGAGCGGTCCCCGCGCGCTGGAAATCGCCTCGTCCATGTTCGTCTCCGCCCACGGAAAAGCCCCCCTGGAAAGTCCGCGGCAGCGCGTGTTCCACGGCCGCATGGTGGACGGCGCGGGGCGCACACTGGACGAGGCGCTGCTGCACCTCATGCGCGCGCCCCGCAGCTACACCGCCGAGGATGTGGCGGAAATCAACGCCCACGGCGGCGCGGCGCCCCTGCGGGCCATTCTGGAGGAGGCGCTGCGCCGGGGGGCGCGCCTGGCCCGGCCCGGCGAGTTCACCCGACGCGCCTTTCTCAACGGACGGATTGACTTGGCGCGGGCCGAGGCGGTCATGGACCAAATCCGCGCGCGCACCGACGCGGCCCTGCAGGCGGCGAACGCCGCCGCCTCGGGCGCGCTCTCGCGCGAGATTTACCGCCTGCGCGGGGAACTGGCCGACGCCCTGGCGCGGGTCGAGGCGGCGGTGGACTTTCCCGAGGAGGATCTGCCCGAACTGGTGGACGCGGCGCTCTTCGCGCGCGTGGAGGCGGCGCGGGGGGACATGGAGCGCCTGCTGGCCACTTCGCAAACGGGGCGGCTGTACCGGGAGGGCGCCGAGGTGGCCCTGGCGGGGCGGCCCAATGTGGGCAAGTCCAGCCTGTTCAACGCCCTGCTGCGGGACACCCGCGCCATTGTCTCCGAACTGCCCGGCACCACCCGCGACACCATCGGCGAGGAGGCCCAGTTTGGCGGGGTGCCCGTCAGGCTGGTGGACACGGCGGGCATCCGCGAGACCGGCGGCGAGATCGAGCGCGTCGGCGTGGACCTGGCGCGGCGCGCCGCGCAAAACGCGCGGCTGGTGCTGTTTGTGATGGACGCGGCGTCGGGCTGGACCCCGGAGGACCTGCTTGTGGCGGGGGAACTGCTCAGCGGTCCCGCACCCGTGCTGGCCGTGGCCAACAAATGCGACCTGTGTGGCACGGGTGGCACAGGCGTCCCGCCCGTGGAAAACATGGCCGGGACGGCCATGCCACATGGCACGGGCGTCCCGCCTGAGAACATGCCGCCCAGTAGCACGGGCGTCCCGCCCATGGACCTTCCCCCCTTCACGGAAATCCTCCGGGTCTCCGCGAAGACCGGCGAGGGGCTGGCCGCGCTCGATGCGCGCATCACGGAGACACTGCTGGGGGGTGACACCGGGGACGCGGGCACGCCCATGATTTCACGCCTGCACCAGGAGGACAGCCTGCGCCGCGCATTGGCGGGGGTCGTCCGATTTCTGGAGGAGCGGCACCTTTCCCCCGAACTGCTCGCCTTTGAACTGCGCGAGGCCCTTTATGCCCTCGGCGAGATCACCGGCGAGACCACGCCCGAAGAACTGCTGGACCGCATTTTCGCCAATTTCTGCGTAGGAAAGTAG
- a CDS encoding nucleoside permease, producing MNTATRVQLSVMMFIQFFIWGAWYVSMGVYMGELHFEAKVIGWAYSSTAWAAIITPFFMGMIADRFFPAQVVLGVLHLAGAALMFLVSRTTEPMLFFFLLLGYACCYMPTLALTSAISFNQMKSTQDEFPLIRVLGTVGWIVAGLLISYLKVDATARPMEIAAGCSLLMGLYSFTLPHTPARAAGKKASVREILGVDAFALFKDRSFAVFMVSALLVCIPLSFYYGFGARFLAEGGVQNITAKMSMGQMSEFFFMLVIPFFFARLGVKYMLAVGMGAWVVRYLLFAFGGNNVLVPPFTADQMLGSLSMVGMWYLAILLHGVCYDFFFVTGQIYVDKRAPKELQSSAQGLFALFTWGIGMTIGTVASGQVVSFFSIQEAIHWKAVWLTPALLALVVLVVFFALFNEKSVPEDKDAGKA from the coding sequence ATGAACACAGCGACCCGTGTGCAGTTGTCCGTCATGATGTTCATCCAGTTTTTTATCTGGGGCGCCTGGTACGTCTCCATGGGCGTGTACATGGGCGAGCTCCACTTCGAGGCCAAGGTGATCGGCTGGGCCTACAGTTCCACGGCCTGGGCCGCCATCATCACGCCCTTCTTCATGGGCATGATCGCCGACCGCTTTTTCCCGGCCCAGGTGGTGCTCGGGGTCCTGCATCTGGCGGGCGCCGCGCTGATGTTCCTGGTGTCGCGCACAACCGAGCCGATGCTCTTCTTCTTCCTGCTGCTGGGCTACGCCTGCTGCTACATGCCCACCCTCGCCCTCACCAGCGCCATCTCCTTCAACCAGATGAAGAGCACCCAGGACGAGTTCCCCCTCATCCGCGTGCTCGGCACGGTCGGTTGGATTGTGGCCGGCCTGCTCATCAGCTACCTTAAGGTGGACGCCACGGCCCGGCCCATGGAAATCGCCGCGGGCTGCTCGCTGCTGATGGGCCTGTACAGTTTCACCCTGCCCCACACCCCGGCGCGCGCCGCCGGGAAGAAGGCCTCCGTCCGTGAAATCCTCGGCGTGGACGCCTTCGCGCTCTTCAAGGACCGCTCCTTCGCCGTGTTCATGGTCAGCGCGCTCCTGGTCTGCATCCCCCTGTCCTTCTACTACGGCTTCGGCGCGCGTTTCCTGGCCGAGGGCGGCGTGCAGAACATCACTGCCAAGATGAGCATGGGCCAGATGTCCGAGTTCTTCTTCATGCTGGTGATCCCCTTCTTCTTCGCGCGGCTCGGCGTGAAGTACATGCTGGCCGTGGGCATGGGCGCCTGGGTCGTCCGCTACCTCCTCTTCGCCTTCGGCGGAAACAATGTGTTGGTGCCACCTTTTACAGCGGACCAGATGCTCGGTTCCCTGTCCATGGTGGGCATGTGGTACCTGGCCATCCTGCTCCACGGCGTCTGCTACGACTTCTTCTTCGTCACCGGACAGATTTACGTGGACAAGCGCGCCCCGAAGGAGCTCCAGTCCAGCGCCCAGGGGCTTTTCGCCCTCTTCACCTGGGGCATCGGCATGACCATCGGCACCGTGGCCTCCGGCCAGGTGGTGAGCTTCTTCAGCATACAGGAAGCCATCCACTGGAAGGCCGTTTGGCTGACCCCGGCACTGCTGGCGCTGGTGGTGCTGGTCGTGTTCTTCGCGCTCTTCAATGAGAAGTCCGTGCCGGAGGACAAAGACGCCGGCAAGGCGTAA
- a CDS encoding rhamnulokinase yields MGAVKRFLAFDLGAESGRAVLGVLEDSRIRLEVIHRFRTEGLVMLGTRQWDLARIYEEMCAGLARCAREFTADLDGIAVDTWGVDFGLVAADGTLLGNPVHYRDKRNEGMTEHAFGLVPRADLYGATGIQFLPFNTVYQLLSLKKADSPLLRVADSLLMMGDLFGYLLSGKKACEYTNASTTQLLDPFTRNWSEDLIARLGLPRNLLQAPVAPGTVLGPLRADIAAATGITPGVPVIATATHDTASAVAAVPVSPDSPPWAYLSSGTWSLLGAELDAPVVNEQSLALDFTNEGGVGGKIRFLKNIFGLWLVQECRRAWDRAGETADYATLTAEAAAGAPFVSVLQDLDDPRLMAPENMVELIRTMCRETGQPVPETRGAVIRCALESLALKYRRTVRALDGLLGRRTEKLHIIGGGTQNKLLCQMTADACGIPVVAGPVEATALGNIGVQAMGAGAIESLAEMRQIIARSVDLEHYTPGDTASWDTLDPKP; encoded by the coding sequence ATGGGCGCGGTGAAACGGTTTCTGGCTTTTGACTTGGGCGCGGAGAGCGGCCGCGCGGTGCTGGGCGTGCTGGAGGACAGCCGCATCCGCCTGGAGGTGATCCACCGGTTCCGCACGGAGGGTCTGGTGATGCTGGGCACCCGGCAGTGGGACCTGGCACGCATCTACGAGGAGATGTGCGCGGGGCTGGCGCGCTGCGCCCGCGAGTTCACCGCCGACTTGGACGGCATCGCCGTGGACACCTGGGGGGTGGACTTCGGCCTGGTCGCCGCCGACGGCACGCTGCTGGGCAACCCCGTGCATTACCGGGACAAACGCAACGAGGGGATGACGGAGCACGCCTTCGGCCTGGTGCCGCGCGCGGACCTCTACGGGGCCACGGGCATCCAGTTCCTCCCCTTCAACACGGTGTACCAACTGCTCAGCCTGAAGAAGGCCGACTCGCCCCTGCTCCGGGTGGCGGACTCCCTGCTCATGATGGGCGACCTTTTCGGCTACCTGCTCTCGGGGAAAAAGGCCTGCGAATACACCAATGCCTCGACCACGCAGTTGCTGGACCCCTTCACCCGCAACTGGAGCGAGGACCTGATTGCCCGGCTGGGCCTGCCCCGGAACCTGCTACAGGCGCCCGTCGCGCCGGGCACGGTGCTCGGCCCGCTGCGCGCGGACATCGCCGCCGCCACGGGCATCACCCCCGGGGTGCCGGTCATCGCCACGGCCACGCACGACACGGCCTCGGCCGTGGCCGCCGTGCCGGTCAGTCCGGACAGCCCCCCCTGGGCCTACCTCTCCAGCGGGACCTGGTCCCTGCTGGGCGCCGAACTGGACGCGCCGGTGGTCAACGAACAGAGTCTGGCGCTGGATTTCACGAACGAGGGCGGGGTCGGCGGGAAAATCCGTTTCCTCAAGAACATTTTCGGCTTGTGGCTGGTGCAGGAGTGCCGCCGCGCCTGGGATCGCGCCGGGGAAACCGCGGACTATGCCACGCTCACGGCGGAGGCGGCGGCCGGCGCGCCCTTTGTCTCCGTGCTGCAAGACTTGGACGACCCGCGGCTCATGGCGCCGGAGAACATGGTGGAACTGATCCGGACCATGTGCCGCGAGACCGGCCAGCCCGTGCCCGAGACGCGCGGCGCGGTGATCCGCTGCGCCTTGGAGAGCCTGGCCCTGAAATACCGCCGGACCGTCCGCGCCCTGGACGGGCTGCTGGGCAGGCGCACGGAAAAACTGCACATCATCGGCGGCGGCACGCAGAACAAACTGCTCTGCCAGATGACAGCGGACGCCTGCGGGATTCCCGTGGTGGCGGGGCCGGTCGAGGCCACGGCGCTGGGCAACATCGGGGTGCAGGCCATGGGCGCCGGGGCCATCGAATCCCTGGCGGAGATGCGCCAGATCATCGCCCGCTCGGTGGACTTGGAGCACTACACGCCGGGCGACACGGCCTCCTGGGACACATTAGACCCTAAACCCTAA
- the purU gene encoding formyltetrahydrofolate deformylase, translated as METATLTLHCEDVKGIVYQVSRFIFENGCNIINAQQHAEMPDNRFFMRVHFDCSGMQRTRRELRGGLAELAAEYGMETSLSFSDERKRMAILVSKYDHCLYDLLLRHQYGEINADVALIVSNHPDLEHVADNFRVPFVVVPVPPGEKEAAEAKMLELLRAHHVDFVVLARYMQILTPLFIDHYQHRIINVHHGFLPAFKGARPYHQAYEHGVKLIGASSHYATADLDMGPIIEQETMRVNHTHDVADLVALGRDIERKVLATAVKAHADDRIMVYRRRTIVFR; from the coding sequence ATGGAAACCGCCACCCTCACCCTCCACTGCGAGGACGTGAAGGGGATTGTGTACCAGGTGAGCCGTTTCATTTTCGAGAACGGCTGCAACATCATCAACGCCCAGCAGCACGCCGAGATGCCCGACAACCGCTTTTTCATGCGGGTCCATTTTGACTGCTCCGGGATGCAGCGCACCCGCCGGGAACTGCGCGGGGGGCTCGCCGAACTCGCCGCGGAGTACGGCATGGAGACCTCGCTGAGTTTCTCCGACGAGCGCAAGCGCATGGCCATCCTGGTGTCCAAATACGACCATTGCCTCTATGACCTGCTGCTGCGCCACCAGTACGGGGAAATCAACGCCGATGTCGCGCTGATTGTCAGCAACCATCCCGATTTGGAGCATGTGGCGGACAATTTCCGGGTGCCCTTTGTCGTGGTGCCCGTGCCGCCGGGGGAAAAAGAGGCCGCCGAGGCGAAAATGCTGGAACTGCTCCGGGCGCACCATGTGGACTTCGTGGTGCTCGCCCGGTACATGCAGATACTCACCCCCCTGTTCATAGACCACTACCAGCACCGGATCATCAACGTCCACCACGGGTTCCTCCCCGCCTTCAAGGGGGCGCGCCCCTACCACCAGGCCTATGAGCACGGCGTGAAACTCATCGGCGCGAGCAGCCACTACGCCACGGCGGACCTGGACATGGGGCCGATCATCGAGCAGGAGACCATGCGGGTGAACCACACCCACGACGTGGCCGACCTCGTGGCGCTGGGACGCGACATCGAGCGCAAGGTGCTGGCCACGGCGGTGAAGGCCCACGCCGACGACCGGATCATGGTCTACCGGCGCAGGACCATCGTGTTCCGGTAG
- the yidD gene encoding membrane protein insertion efficiency factor YidD, with translation MNRCSAAGVCSVGRLVVACIRLYQRFLSPLLGEHCRFYPSCSQYAAEAVQVHGVVRGLGYAAWRLLRCQPFCKGGHDPVPPRRARRGHGPGGGVTGADPSP, from the coding sequence TTGAATCGTTGTTCCGCCGCGGGGGTTTGCTCCGTGGGTAGGCTGGTGGTGGCCTGCATCCGCCTTTACCAGCGGTTTCTGTCCCCCCTTCTCGGGGAGCACTGCCGGTTTTACCCCTCCTGCTCGCAGTACGCCGCCGAGGCCGTGCAGGTCCACGGCGTGGTGAGGGGCCTGGGTTACGCCGCGTGGCGGCTGCTCCGGTGCCAGCCTTTCTGCAAAGGCGGTCATGACCCCGTCCCCCCGCGCCGCGCGCGGCGCGGACACGGACCGGGAGGGGGCGTGACCGGCGCCGACCCGTCTCCATAA
- the rpmH gene encoding 50S ribosomal protein L34, whose amino-acid sequence MKMTFQPSKIKRKRTHGFRARMATPGGRNVLAARRRKGRYRLAV is encoded by the coding sequence GTGAAGATGACGTTTCAGCCCTCGAAAATTAAGCGCAAGCGGACTCATGGGTTCCGCGCGCGCATGGCCACGCCCGGCGGGCGTAATGTGCTTGCGGCCCGCCGCCGCAAGGGCCGCTACCGCCTCGCGGTGTGA